A stretch of Gorilla gorilla gorilla isolate KB3781 chromosome 9, NHGRI_mGorGor1-v2.1_pri, whole genome shotgun sequence DNA encodes these proteins:
- the LOC115932791 gene encoding LOW QUALITY PROTEIN: tripartite motif-containing protein 51-like (The sequence of the model RefSeq protein was modified relative to this genomic sequence to represent the inferred CDS: substituted 1 base at 1 genomic stop codon), translated as MNSGILQVFQRALTCPICVNYFIDPVTIDCGHSFCRPCFYLSWQDMAVLAQCSKCKKTIRQRNLKTDIGLKNMTSTARKASLRQFLSSEEQICGMHRETKKMFCEVDKSLLCWLCSNSQEHWNHRHCPIEWAAEERQEELLKKMQSLWQKACENLRNLYMETTRTRCWKDYVSLRIEAIRAEYQKMPAFLHEEQHHLXRLRKEGEDIFQQLNKSKARMEHSRELLRGMYEDLKQMYHKADVELLQAFGDILHRYESLLLQVSEPVNPELSAGPITGLLDRLSGFRVDFTLQPERTNSHIFLYGDLRSMNVGCDPQDDPDITAKSECFLVWGAPAFTSGKYYWEVHVGDSWNLAFGVCNNYWKEKRQNEKIDGEEGLFLLGCVKEDTHCSLFTTSPLVVQYVPRPTSTVGLFLDCEGRTMSFADVDQSSLIYTIPNCSFSPPLRPIFCCSHF; from the exons ATGAATTCTGGAATCTTGCAAGTCTTCCAGAGGGCACTCACCTGTCCCATCTGCGTGAACTACTTCATAGACCCAGTCACCATAGACTGTGGGCACAGCTTTTGCCGGCCCTGTTTCTACCTCAGCTGGCAAGACATGGCAGTTCTTGCTCAGTGCTCTAAATGCAAGAAGACAATACGGCAGAGAAACCTCAAAACTGACATTGGTTTGAAGAACATGACTTCCACTGCCAGAAAAGCCAGCCTCCGGCAATTCCTTAGCTCTGAGGAGCAAATATGTGGGatgcacagagagacaaagaagatgtTCTGTGAAGTGGACAAGAGCCTGCTCTGTTGGCTGTGCTCCAACTCTCAGGAGCACTGGAATCACAGACACTGTCCCATTGAGTGGGCTGCTGAGGAACGCCAG GAGGAGCTCCTAAAAAAAATGCAGTCTTTATGGCAAAAAGCTTGTGAAAATCTCAGAAACCTGTACATGGAAACCACCAGAACCAGATGCTGGAAG GATTATGTGAGTTTAAGGATAGAAGCAATCAGAGCTGAATATCAGAAGATGCCTGCATTTCTCCATGAAGAGCAACATCACTTGTAGAGGCTGCGAAAGGAGGGCGAGGACATTTTTCAGCAACTCAATAAAAGCAAAGCCAGAATGGAACATTCCAGGGAGCTTTTAAGAGGAATGTATGAGGATCTGAAGCAAATGTACCATAAAGCAGATGTGGAGCTACTCCAG gcttTTGGAGACATATTACACAG GTATGAGTCCCTGCTGCTGCAAGTGTCTGAGCCTGTGAATCCAGAGCTCAGTGCAGGGCCCATCACTGGACTGCTGGACAGGCTCAGTGGATTCAGAG tTGATTTTACTCTGCAGCCTGAAAGAACCAATAGTCATATCTTCCTGTATGGAGATTTGAGAAGCATGAATGTTGGATGTGACCCTCAAGATGATCCCGATATCACTGCAAAATCTGAATGTTTTCTTGTATGGGGGGCTCCGGCATTCACATCTGGCAAATATTATTGGGAGGTTCACGTGGGGGACTCTTGGAATTTGGCTTTTGGTGTCTGTAACAATTATtggaaagagaagagacagaatGAGAAGATAGATGGAGAGGAGGGACTCTTTCTTCTTGGATGTGTTAAGGAGGacactcactgcagtctctttACCACCTCCCCACTTGTGGTGCAATATGTTCCAAGACCTACCAGCACAGTGGGATTATTCCTGGATTGTGAAGGTAGAACCATGAGCTTTGCTGATGTTGATCAAAGTTCCCTGATATACACCATTCCTAATTGCTCCTTCTCACCTCCTCTCAGGCCTATCTTTTGCTGTAGTCACTTCTGA